The following are encoded together in the Daucus carota subsp. sativus chromosome 5, DH1 v3.0, whole genome shotgun sequence genome:
- the LOC108220956 gene encoding probable 2-oxoglutarate-dependent dioxygenase AOP1: MGSQNLLALPLINFSGHELKPGTFLWDSIKSQVHQALQEFGCFEASFDKVPSELRKSLFTALQELFDLPLQTKIRNSSKIPFHGYVGQYPMVPLYESMGIEGAPSLEESRKFSNVLWPQGNPAFCETVQSFSEQLSELDQMVRTMVLESLGLKKYLDEHLDSTKYLLRVMKYKGPETAEAKLGLTSHTDKNIVTILYQNQVCGLQVQTRDGEWITVKPSPDSFIVMIGDSFHAWSNGRVYSAYHRVMMSGSEPRYSVGLFSVPKEGYIIKAPEELVDEEHPLLFKPFDHVKFLGFYYTEAGQKCESALKTYCGV; encoded by the exons ATGGGATCTCAAAATCTTCTCGCTCTGCCTCTCATTAATTTTTCCGGGCATGAACTGAAACCAGGCACTTTCCTATGGGACTCAATAAAATCTCAAGTCCATCAAGCTCTCCAAGAATTCGGGTGTTTCGAAGCCTCATTCGATAAAGTCCCGTCTGAGCTTCGAAAATCTCTGTTCACCGCATTGCAGGAGCTCTTTGATCTCCCTTTACAAACCAAAATACGAAACTCCTCCAAAATCCCTTTTCACGGCTACGTTGGACAGTACCCCATGGTTCCCCTTTACGAGAGCATGGGTATCGAAGGTGCCCCCTCTCTCGAAGAATCGCGAAAATTCAGTAACGTTTTGTGGCCTCAGGGGAACCCTGCATTCTG CGAGACTGTACAATCGTTCTCGGAGCAGCTATCTGAGCTAGATCAGATGGTTAGGACAATGGTGTTAGAGAGCCTGGGCTTGAAAAAGTACTTAGATGAACATTTGGACTCCACGAAATATCTTCTTCGAGTTATGAAATACAAAGGACCCGAAACAGCTGAGGCGAAGCTTGGTTTAACTTCTCACACTGATAAAAATATTGTAACGATACTCTATCAGAATCAGGTCTGTGGATTGCAGGTGCAAACTAGAGACGGCGAATGGATCACTGTCAAGCCTTCGCCTGATTCGTTCATAGTCATGATCGGTGACTCTTTTCAC GCTTGGAGCAACGGGAGAGTATATTCCGCTTATCACAGGGTGATGATGAGTGGATCGGAGCCACGATACTCGGTTGGATTGTTTTCAGTACCGAAAGAGGGGTACATAATAAAAGCCCCGGAAGAGTTGGTGGACGAAGAACATCCTTTGCTGTTTAAGCCATTTGATCATGTGAAGTTTCTTGGCTTTTACTATACAGAAGCTGGCCAGAAATGTGAATCTGCTCTTAAAACTTACTGTGGTGTTTGA
- the LOC108222193 gene encoding gibberellin 3-beta-dioxygenase 1, with product MPHKLADGFETPQPFHHHHNQSLDLNSFQDLPDSHAWPYSEPHDYSLSREKSHSKLPPVIDLNDLVNGLKHVVHACKTWGAFQIINHGVSNRVVDRMEDAAKSLFNLPFEQKLKAQRCEDGAVGYGPIRISSLFPKRMWSEGFTIVGSPVQHARKLWPEDYTAFCDATEEYQQEMKKLAGKLMWIVLESLGITKEDIQWAGPDGEFGPCGGVLQLNSYPICPDPSRAIGIVDHTDSSLLTILHQTNQSGLQVFREGFGWVTVPPVQGALVVNIGDLLHILSNGSYPSVLHRVVVNRDQHRLSMAYLFGPPNNAEISPLSKLVDRYHPPLYRPVTWTEYLGMKAKLFYEALSALRH from the exons ATGCCTCACAAACTCGCCGATGGCTTCGAAACTCCTCAACCATTCCACCACCACCACAACCAGAGCCTCGACTTGAACTCGTTTCAAGACTTACCCGATTCTCATGCATGGCCTTATTCCGAGCCACACGACTACTCCTTAAGCCGTGAAAAAAGTCATTCTAAATTGCCACCGGTTATTGATTTAAATGATCTAGTGAATGGCCTTAAGCATGTGGTTCATGCATGCAAAACATGGGGAGCTTTCCAGATTATAAACCACGGAGTGTCGAACCGAGTTGTGGACCGCATGGAGGATGCGGCGAAGAGCCTCTTCAATCTTCCTTTCGAACAGAAGCTCAAGGCTCAGCGATGCGAAGATGGAGCTGTGGGATATGGTCCTATTCGAATCTCGTCCCTATTTCCGAAACGTATGTGGTCTGAGGGGTTTACCATTGTTGGTTCTCCCGTTCAACATGCTCGCAAACTTTGGCCAGAGGATTACACTGCTTTCTG TGATGCCACAGAAGAATACCAGCAGGAAATGAAAAAATTAGCTGGAAAGCTTATGTGGATAGTGCTGGAGTCACTTGGCATAACCAAAGAAGATATCCAATGGGCAGGCCCGGATGGAGAATTCGGACCCTGTGGAGGTGTCTTGCAGCTGAACTCATACCCGATCTGTCCCGACCCGAGTCGTGCCATAGGCATAGTGGATCATACAGACTCTAGTCTTCTTACCATTCTCCACCAAACCAACCAGAGTGGCTTGCAAGTGTTCAGGGAGGGGTTCGGGTGGGTCACGGTCCCTCCTGTCCAAGGTGCATTAGTAGTTAACATAGGTGACTTGCTCCACATACTCTCCAATGGCTCATACCCTTCTGTGCTCCATCGCGTTGTCGTGAACCGTGATCAGCACCGCTTGTCCATGGCCTATCTGTTTGGTCCTCCAAATAATGCTGAGATTTCTCCTTTGTCGAAACTGGTGGATCGTTATCATCCTCCTCTTTATAGGCCAGTGACTTGGACCGAATATCTTGGAATGAAAGCTAAACTCTTTTATGAGGCCCTTTCAGCTCTTCGCCACTGA